One stretch of Mycolicibacterium fallax DNA includes these proteins:
- the murD gene encoding UDP-N-acetylmuramoyl-L-alanine--D-glutamate ligase, with protein MDTVPGPGTRVLVAGAGMTGQAVCRALAGLGVSADLTDDNAAALADSPGARVLGTAEAVARISEYDLVVTSPGLAPTAPVPAAAAAAGTAIWGDVELAWRLDAAGHYGPPRRWLVVTGTNGKTTTVSMLHDMLTAAGRTSLLCGNIGRPVIDVLSTPSELLAIELSSFQLHWAPSLRPEAGAVLNIAEDHLDWHGSMDAYAAAKAVALHGRVAIAGIDDGGARELLAAAEAPVTVGFTLGAPGPGQLGVRDGVLVDRAFGDGELALARAADITVAGPVGVLDALAAAALARAVGVGPAAIAAALASFRVGRHRAEPVATVDGVRYVDDSKATNPHAAEASLLAYPRSIWVAGGLLKGASVDELVCRVADRLGGAVLIGRDRAEVAKALSRHAPDVPVIHVVAGEDAVVHGTSEADVTHVVDGARETLGAQVMAAVVAAARRLAKPGDTVLLAPAGASFDQFAGYADRGDAFAAAVHDLSR; from the coding sequence ATGGACACCGTGCCGGGCCCGGGCACCCGGGTGCTGGTCGCCGGGGCGGGAATGACCGGGCAGGCGGTCTGCCGGGCGCTGGCCGGACTCGGGGTGTCCGCCGACCTCACCGACGACAATGCCGCCGCGCTGGCAGATTCGCCCGGCGCGCGGGTGCTCGGCACCGCCGAGGCCGTCGCCCGGATCTCCGAGTACGACCTGGTGGTCACCAGCCCCGGGCTGGCGCCGACGGCACCGGTGCCCGCCGCCGCGGCGGCCGCCGGGACCGCAATCTGGGGCGACGTCGAGCTGGCCTGGCGGCTGGACGCGGCCGGACACTACGGACCGCCGCGGCGCTGGCTGGTGGTGACCGGCACCAACGGCAAGACCACCACCGTCTCGATGCTGCACGACATGCTGACCGCCGCCGGGCGCACCTCGCTGCTGTGCGGCAACATCGGCCGGCCGGTGATCGACGTGCTGTCCACCCCGAGCGAACTGCTGGCCATCGAACTGTCCAGCTTCCAGCTGCACTGGGCGCCGTCACTGCGCCCGGAGGCCGGCGCGGTGCTCAACATCGCCGAGGATCACCTGGACTGGCACGGCTCGATGGACGCCTACGCCGCGGCCAAGGCCGTCGCCCTGCACGGCCGGGTCGCCATCGCCGGAATCGATGACGGCGGCGCCCGGGAACTGCTGGCGGCCGCCGAAGCGCCGGTCACCGTGGGGTTCACCCTGGGCGCCCCGGGACCCGGACAGCTGGGGGTGCGCGACGGCGTGCTGGTCGACCGGGCGTTCGGCGACGGCGAGCTGGCGCTGGCCCGGGCCGCGGACATCACCGTCGCCGGTCCGGTCGGGGTGCTCGACGCGCTGGCCGCGGCCGCGCTGGCCCGGGCCGTCGGGGTCGGGCCGGCGGCGATCGCCGCGGCGCTGGCGTCGTTTCGGGTGGGCCGGCACCGGGCCGAGCCGGTGGCCACCGTGGACGGGGTGCGCTACGTCGACGACTCCAAGGCCACCAACCCGCACGCCGCCGAGGCGTCGTTGCTGGCCTACCCGCGCAGCATCTGGGTGGCCGGCGGACTGCTCAAGGGCGCCTCGGTCGACGAGCTGGTGTGCCGGGTGGCCGATCGGCTGGGCGGCGCGGTGTTGATCGGCCGGGACCGCGCCGAGGTTGCCAAGGCGTTATCACGACACGCCCCCGATGTACCCGTCATCCATGTTGTGGCGGGGGAGGATGCTGTGGTGCATGGGACTTCTGAGGCTGATGTGACTCATGTTGTTGACGGTGCCCGAGAAACCCTAGGGGCCCAGGTGATGGCGGCGGTCGTCGCGGCCGCCCGCCGGCTGGCCAAACCGGGCGACACCGTCCTACTGGCCCCGGCCGGGGCGTCCTTCGACCAGTTCGCCGGGTACGCCGATCGCGGCGACGCCTTCGCCGCCGCCGTCCACGATCTCAGCCGGTAG
- the murG gene encoding undecaprenyldiphospho-muramoylpentapeptide beta-N-acetylglucosaminyltransferase, with protein MNDAVGSQAAGSGPAVSVVLAGGGTAGHIEPAMAVADALRTLAPGVRITALGTERGLETRLVPERGYDLRLITPVPLPRKLNADLARLPLRVRRAVRETRAVFDDVHADVVIGFGGYVALPAYLAARRGVRRRRVPVLIHEANARAGIANKVGARGAARVLAAVPGSGLAGAEVVGMPVRAAITGLDRSALRAEARAHFGFGPEDRVLLVFGGSQGAASLNRAVSGAATDLAGRRIAVLHAHGPKNTLELPEPNPGDPPYVAVPYLNRMDLAYAAADLAICRSGAMTVAEVAAVGLPAVYVPLPIGNGEQRLNALPVVDAGAGLLVDDAELTPQYVAGSVADLLLDDDRLAAMTAAAAVLGGRNAAERVARLALDIAAQAGR; from the coding sequence GTGAATGACGCGGTCGGAAGCCAGGCCGCCGGGAGCGGCCCGGCGGTCTCGGTGGTGCTCGCCGGCGGCGGCACCGCCGGTCACATCGAACCGGCGATGGCCGTCGCCGATGCGCTGCGCACCCTGGCGCCCGGCGTGCGGATCACCGCGCTGGGCACCGAACGCGGCCTGGAGACCCGGCTGGTCCCCGAGCGAGGCTACGACCTGCGACTGATCACCCCGGTTCCGCTGCCCCGAAAGCTCAACGCCGACCTGGCCCGGCTGCCGCTGCGGGTGCGGCGCGCGGTGCGCGAGACCCGCGCGGTGTTCGACGACGTGCACGCCGACGTGGTCATCGGCTTCGGCGGGTACGTCGCGTTGCCGGCCTACCTGGCCGCCCGCCGCGGTGTGCGCCGTCGCCGCGTCCCGGTGCTCATCCACGAGGCCAACGCCCGCGCCGGCATCGCCAACAAGGTCGGCGCCCGCGGCGCGGCCCGGGTGCTGGCCGCGGTGCCCGGCTCCGGGCTGGCCGGCGCCGAGGTGGTCGGCATGCCGGTGCGCGCGGCGATCACCGGGCTGGACCGGTCGGCGCTGCGCGCCGAGGCCCGGGCGCACTTCGGCTTTGGCCCCGAGGACCGGGTGCTGCTGGTGTTCGGCGGTTCCCAGGGTGCGGCGTCGCTGAACCGCGCGGTCTCCGGCGCGGCCACCGACCTGGCCGGCCGCCGGATCGCGGTGCTGCACGCGCACGGACCGAAGAACACCCTGGAGCTGCCGGAGCCGAACCCCGGTGACCCGCCGTACGTCGCGGTGCCCTACCTGAACCGGATGGACCTGGCCTACGCCGCCGCCGACCTGGCCATCTGCCGCTCCGGCGCGATGACGGTGGCCGAGGTCGCCGCCGTCGGGCTGCCCGCGGTCTACGTGCCGCTGCCGATCGGCAACGGCGAACAGCGGCTCAACGCGCTGCCGGTGGTCGACGCCGGCGCGGGCCTGCTGGTCGACGACGCCGAACTGACCCCGCAATACGTCGCGGGCAGCGTCGCCGACCTGCTGCTGGACGACGACCGGCTGGCCGCCATGACCGCCGCCGCAGCCGTCCTCGGCGGGCGCAACGCCGCCGAGCGGGTCGCCCGGTTGGCCCTGGACATCGCCGCGCAGGCCGGGCGCTGA
- the murC gene encoding UDP-N-acetylmuramate--L-alanine ligase: protein MMAAPLPEELTRVHMVGIGGAGMSGIARILLDRGALVSGSDAKDSRALTALRARGAEVRIGHDPSALDLLPGGATAVITTRAAIPKDNPELVEARRRGIPVIMRPVVLAKLMAGRTSLLVSGTHGKTTTTSMLIVALQHAGLDPSFAVGGELGGAGTNAHHGSGDIFVAEADESDGSLLEYHPDVAVVTNIEADHLDFFGDEQSYVAVFDAFVDRITPGGLLVACADDPGAAALARRSAARGIRVLTYGGDTEAAAALGTEAGAILLDWQQQGTGAVAEIALSGESHRRAMRLSVPGRHMALNALAALLAARAAGAPVQRVLEGLATFEGVRRRFELVGTAAGVRVFDDYAHHPTEVRAALSALRTLTEQSGGGRTLAVFQPHLYSRTKTFADEFAAALDTADAVFVLDVYAAREQPMAGVSGETIASRVTVPVGYVPDFSALPGRIAEVAVPGDVVVTMGAGDVTMLGPEILTAINARAERGAPGRPGGV from the coding sequence CTGATGGCCGCCCCGCTGCCCGAGGAACTGACCCGGGTACACATGGTCGGCATCGGCGGCGCCGGAATGTCCGGCATCGCCCGGATCCTGCTGGACCGCGGCGCGCTGGTGTCGGGCTCGGACGCCAAGGACTCCCGCGCGCTGACCGCGCTGCGGGCCCGCGGCGCCGAGGTCCGGATCGGGCACGACCCGTCGGCCCTGGATCTGCTGCCCGGCGGCGCGACGGCCGTCATCACCACCCGCGCGGCGATCCCCAAGGACAACCCGGAGCTGGTGGAGGCCCGTCGTCGCGGCATTCCGGTGATCATGCGCCCGGTGGTGCTGGCCAAGCTGATGGCCGGACGGACCAGCCTGCTGGTCAGTGGCACCCACGGCAAGACCACCACCACCTCGATGCTGATCGTGGCGCTGCAGCACGCCGGTCTGGACCCGTCGTTCGCCGTCGGTGGGGAACTCGGCGGGGCGGGCACCAACGCCCATCACGGCAGCGGCGACATCTTCGTCGCCGAGGCCGACGAGAGCGACGGGTCGCTGCTGGAATACCACCCCGACGTGGCGGTGGTCACCAACATCGAGGCCGATCACCTGGACTTCTTCGGCGACGAGCAGTCCTACGTCGCGGTGTTCGACGCGTTCGTCGACCGGATCACCCCCGGCGGACTGCTGGTGGCCTGCGCCGACGATCCCGGCGCCGCGGCCCTGGCCCGACGGTCGGCGGCCCGCGGCATCCGGGTGCTGACCTACGGCGGTGACACCGAAGCGGCCGCCGCCCTCGGGACCGAGGCCGGCGCCATCCTGCTGGACTGGCAGCAGCAGGGCACCGGTGCGGTCGCCGAGATCGCGCTGTCCGGGGAATCCCACCGGCGGGCGATGCGGTTGTCGGTGCCGGGCCGGCACATGGCGCTCAACGCGCTGGCGGCGCTGCTGGCCGCCCGCGCGGCCGGCGCCCCGGTGCAGCGGGTGCTGGAGGGGCTGGCCACCTTCGAGGGGGTGCGGCGGCGTTTTGAACTGGTCGGGACCGCCGCCGGGGTTCGGGTGTTCGACGACTACGCCCACCACCCGACCGAGGTGCGCGCCGCGCTTTCGGCGCTGCGGACCCTGACCGAGCAGAGCGGTGGGGGACGCACCCTGGCCGTCTTCCAGCCGCATTTGTATTCCCGCACAAAGACTTTCGCCGACGAGTTCGCCGCCGCGCTGGACACCGCCGACGCGGTGTTCGTGCTGGATGTGTACGCCGCCCGCGAGCAGCCGATGGCCGGGGTGAGCGGCGAGACGATCGCCTCCCGGGTCACCGTGCCGGTCGGCTATGTCCCGGACTTCTCCGCGCTGCCCGGCCGGATCGCCGAGGTCGCCGTGCCCGGGGACGTGGTCGTCACGATGGGCGCCGGTGACGTCACGATGCTGGGCCCGGAGATTCTGACCGCGATCAACGCCCGCGCCGAGCGCGGTGCACCGGGGCGTCCCGGAGGCGTGTGA
- a CDS encoding UDP-N-acetylmuramoyl-tripeptide--D-alanyl-D-alanine ligase → MIALTLAEIADIVGGRLADIDDAAAAATRVTGTVEFDSRAVTSGGLFLAMPGARTDGHDHAAAAIAAGAVAVLAARPVGVPAIIAPPAAGPAGAGVLEHDRDGSGAAVLAALAKLAAEVARRLTADGLTIIGVTGSSGKTSTKDLLAAVLAPLGEVIAPPGSFNNELGHPWTVLRATTSTDYLILEMSARHPGNIAALARIAPPSIGVVLNVGTAHLGEFGSRQAIADTKAELVQAVGASGAVVLNADDPAVDAMAEQTAARVIRVSRAPGTGIGLWATDVVLDGLARPRFRLHRPDGDAVPVALAVHGDHQVSNALCAAAVALECGADLTQVADALAGAGPVSARRMQVSTRADGVTVVNDAYNANPDSMTAGLKALAWMARGEPGAERRRSIAVLGEMAELGEDAIAEHDRIGRLVVRLDVSQLIVVGTSRPMGAMFNGAVMEGSWGSEAIAVEDAAAALELLRTELRPGDVVLVKASNSAGLGALAETVAADIAGDPGARHPGPVRDDAPR, encoded by the coding sequence GTGATCGCGCTGACCCTCGCCGAGATCGCCGACATCGTCGGCGGCCGGCTCGCGGACATCGACGACGCCGCCGCGGCGGCCACCCGGGTCACCGGGACCGTCGAATTCGATTCCCGCGCCGTCACTTCCGGCGGCCTGTTCCTGGCGATGCCGGGTGCGCGCACCGACGGCCACGATCACGCCGCCGCGGCGATCGCCGCCGGTGCGGTGGCGGTGCTGGCCGCCCGGCCGGTCGGGGTGCCGGCGATCATCGCCCCGCCGGCGGCCGGGCCCGCCGGGGCCGGGGTGCTCGAACACGACCGGGACGGCTCCGGCGCGGCGGTGCTGGCCGCGCTGGCCAAGCTGGCCGCCGAGGTGGCCCGCCGGCTGACCGCCGACGGGCTGACCATCATCGGGGTGACCGGCTCGTCGGGCAAGACCTCGACCAAGGACCTGCTGGCCGCCGTGCTGGCGCCGCTGGGGGAGGTGATCGCGCCGCCCGGATCGTTCAACAACGAGCTCGGCCATCCCTGGACGGTGCTGCGCGCCACCACCTCGACCGATTACCTGATCCTGGAGATGTCGGCCCGGCACCCCGGCAATATCGCGGCGCTGGCCCGGATCGCGCCGCCGTCGATCGGGGTGGTGCTCAACGTCGGCACCGCCCACCTCGGTGAGTTCGGTTCGCGCCAGGCCATCGCCGACACCAAGGCCGAGCTGGTCCAGGCCGTCGGGGCCAGCGGGGCGGTGGTGCTCAACGCCGACGATCCCGCCGTCGACGCGATGGCCGAGCAGACCGCCGCCCGGGTGATCCGGGTGTCCCGGGCGCCCGGGACCGGCATCGGGCTGTGGGCCACCGACGTCGTGCTCGACGGGCTGGCCCGCCCGCGGTTCCGGCTGCACCGGCCCGACGGCGACGCCGTGCCGGTCGCGCTGGCCGTGCACGGCGACCATCAGGTGTCCAACGCGTTGTGCGCGGCCGCGGTCGCGCTGGAATGCGGCGCCGACCTGACCCAGGTGGCCGACGCGCTGGCCGGCGCCGGGCCGGTGTCGGCCCGCCGGATGCAGGTCAGCACCCGTGCCGACGGCGTCACCGTCGTCAACGACGCCTACAACGCCAACCCCGATTCAATGACCGCCGGCCTCAAGGCGCTGGCCTGGATGGCCCGCGGGGAACCCGGCGCCGAGCGGCGGCGCAGCATCGCGGTGCTCGGCGAGATGGCCGAGCTGGGGGAGGACGCGATCGCCGAACACGACCGGATCGGCCGGCTGGTGGTGCGGCTGGACGTGTCCCAGCTGATCGTCGTCGGCACCTCCCGGCCGATGGGCGCGATGTTCAACGGCGCGGTGATGGAGGGCTCGTGGGGCAGCGAGGCGATCGCCGTCGAGGACGCCGCGGCCGCCCTCGAGCTGCTGCGCACCGAACTGCGGCCCGGTGATGTGGTGCTGGTGAAGGCGTCGAACTCGGCGGGATTGGGCGCGCTCGCCGAGACGGTCGCGGCCGACATCGCTGGCGACCCGGGTGCGCGGCACCCGGGCCCGGTGCGGGATGATGCTCCGCGATGA
- a CDS encoding cell division protein FtsQ/DivIB: MSDGEPTPEPAGPAASAAGPAGDAAPDATDAPGDNAEGGADFEGPRRRARRERAERRALTEKAREIETARLEAKRKVHQASTEQVRGPSRGVVRGLKVMVWGVLVTLLVIGVGVVLYLTPLLSVRDIVVIGTGEVTREQVLETAAVPIGTPLLQVDTDAVAARVAGIRQVASARVQREYPSALRITVAERIPVATRDFPDGPRVYDRDGVDFVLAAPPVHLPYLDVDNPGPNDPSTMAALQVLTALRPEIAGQVGRVAAASVASVTLTLTDGRVVIWGTTDRTPEKAGKLAALLTQPGQTYDVSSPDLPTVK, from the coding sequence ATGAGCGACGGCGAACCCACGCCGGAGCCGGCCGGGCCCGCCGCATCCGCCGCGGGCCCGGCCGGCGATGCCGCCCCGGACGCGACCGACGCACCCGGCGACAACGCCGAGGGTGGTGCCGACTTCGAGGGCCCGCGCCGGCGGGCCCGGCGGGAGCGGGCCGAGCGGCGGGCGCTGACGGAGAAGGCCCGCGAGATCGAGACCGCGCGGCTGGAGGCCAAACGCAAGGTGCACCAGGCGAGCACCGAGCAGGTGCGGGGCCCGTCGCGCGGGGTGGTGCGCGGGCTCAAGGTCATGGTGTGGGGCGTGTTGGTGACGCTTCTGGTCATCGGCGTCGGGGTGGTGCTGTATCTGACCCCCCTGCTGTCGGTGCGCGACATCGTGGTGATCGGCACCGGCGAGGTCACCCGGGAGCAGGTGCTGGAGACCGCCGCGGTACCGATCGGAACACCGTTGCTGCAGGTGGACACCGACGCCGTCGCGGCCCGGGTGGCCGGCATTCGGCAGGTGGCCAGCGCGCGGGTGCAGCGCGAGTACCCGTCGGCGCTGCGAATCACCGTCGCCGAGCGGATTCCGGTGGCCACCAGGGACTTTCCCGACGGACCGCGGGTCTACGACCGCGACGGGGTGGATTTCGTCCTCGCCGCGCCGCCGGTGCACCTGCCCTACTTGGACGTCGACAACCCGGGTCCCAACGATCCGTCGACGATGGCGGCGCTGCAGGTGCTCACCGCGCTGCGCCCGGAGATCGCCGGTCAGGTCGGCCGGGTGGCCGCGGCGTCGGTGGCCTCGGTGACGTTGACGCTCACCGATGGCCGGGTGGTGATCTGGGGGACCACCGACCGCACCCCGGAGAAGGCCGGGAAGCTGGCCGCGCTGCTGACCCAGCCCGGGCAGACCTACGACGTCTCCAGCCCGGACCTGCCGACCGTCAAATAG
- the mraY gene encoding phospho-N-acetylmuramoyl-pentapeptide-transferase — protein sequence MRLILIAVGVSLAVSILLTPVLIRLFTKQGFGHEIREDGPPSHKTKRGTPSMGGVAILAGIWAGYLVTTLVSAGLGGDGPTASGLLVLGLASSLGAVGFADDLIKIRRSRNLGLNKTAKTVGQIGAAVIFGVLVLQFANARGLSPGSTQLSYVRDIATVALGPVLFVVFVVILVSAWSNAVNFTDGLDGLAAGCMAMVSGAYVIITFWQFRNPCATAPEAGCYNVRDPLDLALIAAATAGACIGFLWWNAAPAKIFMGDTGSLALGGVIAGLSVTSRTELLAVVLGALFVAEIVSVVVQIVAFRTTGRRVFRMAPFHHHFELVGWAETTVIIRFWLLTAIACGLGVALFYSEWLTAIGD from the coding sequence ATGAGACTGATCCTGATCGCTGTCGGCGTTTCGCTGGCGGTGTCGATCCTGCTGACACCGGTGCTGATCCGGCTGTTCACCAAGCAGGGCTTCGGCCATGAGATCCGCGAGGATGGGCCGCCCAGCCACAAGACCAAACGCGGCACCCCGTCGATGGGTGGCGTGGCGATCCTGGCCGGCATCTGGGCGGGCTACCTGGTCACCACGCTGGTCAGCGCCGGCCTCGGCGGCGACGGCCCGACCGCCTCGGGGCTGCTGGTGCTGGGCCTGGCCAGCTCGCTGGGTGCCGTCGGCTTCGCCGACGACCTGATCAAGATCCGCCGGTCCCGCAACCTGGGCCTGAACAAGACCGCCAAGACGGTGGGCCAGATCGGCGCCGCGGTCATCTTCGGTGTGCTGGTGCTGCAGTTCGCCAACGCGCGGGGCCTGAGCCCGGGCAGTACGCAGCTGTCCTATGTTCGCGACATCGCCACCGTCGCCCTGGGGCCGGTGCTGTTCGTGGTGTTCGTGGTGATCCTGGTGTCGGCCTGGTCGAACGCGGTCAACTTCACCGACGGGCTCGACGGCCTGGCCGCCGGCTGCATGGCGATGGTCAGCGGCGCGTACGTGATCATCACCTTCTGGCAGTTCCGCAATCCGTGCGCGACCGCGCCGGAGGCCGGCTGCTACAACGTCCGTGATCCGCTGGACCTGGCGCTGATCGCCGCCGCCACCGCGGGCGCCTGCATCGGCTTCCTGTGGTGGAACGCCGCGCCGGCAAAGATCTTCATGGGTGACACCGGATCGTTGGCGCTGGGCGGCGTCATCGCCGGGCTGTCGGTCACCAGCCGCACCGAGCTGCTGGCGGTGGTGCTGGGCGCACTGTTCGTCGCCGAGATCGTCTCCGTCGTCGTGCAGATCGTGGCCTTCCGCACCACCGGGCGCCGGGTCTTCCGAATGGCGCCGTTCCACCACCACTTCGAGCTGGTCGGCTGGGCCGAGACGACGGTCATCATCCGGTTCTGGCTGTTGACCGCGATCGCCTGCGGGCTCGGTGTCGCGTTGTTCTACAGCGAGTGGCTCACCGCGATCGGCGACTGA
- the ftsW gene encoding putative lipid II flippase FtsW: protein MPALLDRLRRQPAAAAPGAETAEQSPDAASTGQSAAGTSSTDAGRARVSLADSRFGQWLGKPMTSFHLVIAIAALLVTLGLIMVLSASGVYSYDLDGSPWRIFGKQVLWTAIGLLAFWMALRMPIGLLRRLSLTGFVATVFLLILVLIPGIGTLSNGSRGWFVVAGMSMQPSELAKIAFAVWGAHLLATRRTKHASMRQLLIPLVPAAAIACGLIVAQPDLGQTVSFGIIMLGLLWYAGLPLKVFVTSMGAVVGAAAFMAVSAGYRSARVQSWLDPSSDAQGAGYQARQAKFALANGGVFGNGLGQGTAKYNYLPNAHNDFIFAIIGEELGFVGALGLLLLFALLAYTGMRIAKRSNDPFLRLLCATTTLWIIGQSFINVGYVIGLLPVTGLQLPLISAGGTSTATTLVMIGLMANAARHEPDAVAALRAGRDDRMNRILRLPLPVPYDPKVHDAGVGRAKTRPGPGTGAPKKAVPKNGAPKNGAPKKAVPKNAAPKKAGPKSAGRPAPPAKPARAAKPAPVTKTAKTAGPATATGRRSAAKAPNTAAADRTGRTRRGGAPEPARGAGTRTGAARPSRAQRPAAGTAGAGSGSRRAAQGRSAQAGAEPSAKVATGRSARSAATPRRSGGTAKYGELPAADARRARGRATLEGQRYA from the coding sequence GTGCCCGCCCTCCTGGACCGACTGCGCCGGCAGCCGGCGGCCGCCGCGCCCGGCGCGGAGACCGCCGAGCAGTCGCCCGATGCCGCATCAACCGGCCAGTCCGCCGCCGGCACCTCGAGCACCGATGCCGGTCGCGCCCGGGTGAGCCTGGCCGACTCCCGCTTCGGCCAGTGGCTCGGCAAGCCGATGACCTCCTTCCATCTGGTCATCGCGATCGCCGCGCTGCTGGTCACCCTCGGCCTGATCATGGTGCTCTCGGCATCCGGGGTGTACTCCTACGACCTCGACGGTTCGCCGTGGCGGATCTTCGGCAAGCAGGTGCTGTGGACCGCGATCGGGCTGCTGGCGTTCTGGATGGCGCTGCGGATGCCGATCGGCCTGCTGCGCCGACTGTCGCTGACCGGCTTCGTCGCCACGGTGTTCCTGCTGATCCTGGTGCTGATCCCGGGCATCGGCACGCTGTCCAACGGTTCGCGCGGCTGGTTCGTGGTGGCCGGGATGTCCATGCAGCCCTCGGAGCTGGCCAAGATCGCCTTCGCGGTCTGGGGCGCGCACCTGCTGGCGACCCGCCGCACCAAGCACGCCTCCATGCGGCAGCTGCTGATCCCGCTGGTCCCAGCCGCCGCGATCGCCTGCGGCCTGATCGTCGCGCAGCCCGACCTCGGGCAGACGGTGTCCTTCGGCATCATCATGCTCGGCCTGCTCTGGTACGCCGGGCTGCCGCTGAAGGTGTTCGTCACCTCGATGGGCGCCGTGGTCGGCGCGGCGGCGTTCATGGCGGTCTCGGCGGGCTACCGCTCGGCCCGGGTGCAGTCCTGGCTCGATCCCAGCTCGGACGCCCAGGGCGCCGGCTATCAGGCCCGTCAGGCCAAGTTCGCGCTGGCCAACGGCGGGGTGTTCGGCAACGGGCTGGGCCAGGGCACCGCCAAATACAACTATCTGCCCAACGCCCACAATGACTTCATCTTCGCCATCATCGGCGAGGAACTCGGCTTCGTCGGCGCGCTGGGACTGCTGCTGCTGTTCGCGCTGCTGGCCTACACCGGAATGCGGATCGCCAAGCGCTCCAACGACCCGTTCCTGCGGCTGCTGTGCGCCACCACCACGCTGTGGATCATCGGCCAGTCCTTCATCAACGTCGGCTACGTCATCGGCCTGCTGCCGGTGACCGGCCTGCAGCTGCCGCTGATCTCGGCCGGCGGCACCTCGACGGCCACCACGCTGGTGATGATCGGGCTGATGGCCAACGCCGCCAGACATGAACCCGACGCGGTCGCGGCGCTGCGGGCCGGCCGCGACGACAGGATGAACCGGATCCTGCGGCTGCCGCTGCCGGTGCCCTATGACCCGAAGGTGCACGACGCCGGGGTTGGCCGCGCCAAGACGCGGCCCGGACCGGGTACCGGGGCCCCGAAGAAGGCGGTGCCGAAGAACGGTGCGCCGAAGAACGGTGCGCCGAAGAAGGCGGTCCCGAAGAACGCCGCCCCCAAGAAGGCCGGGCCCAAGTCGGCCGGGCGCCCGGCCCCGCCGGCCAAACCGGCGCGGGCGGCCAAACCGGCGCCGGTGACCAAGACAGCCAAGACGGCAGGCCCGGCCACCGCGACCGGACGGCGTTCGGCGGCCAAGGCGCCCAACACCGCCGCCGCCGACCGGACCGGGCGCACCCGCCGCGGCGGTGCGCCGGAGCCGGCCCGCGGCGCGGGCACCCGAACCGGCGCCGCCCGGCCGTCGCGCGCGCAGCGCCCGGCCGCCGGCACCGCCGGTGCGGGGTCGGGTTCACGGCGGGCGGCGCAGGGCCGCTCGGCGCAGGCCGGTGCGGAGCCATCGGCTAAGGTCGCCACGGGCCGTTCGGCCCGGTCCGCCGCGACCCCGCGGCGTTCCGGTGGGACGGCGAAGTACGGCGAACTGCCGGCCGCGGACGCCCGCCGGGCGCGCGGCAGAGCCACATTGGAAGGTCAGCGTTACGCGTGA